The nucleotide sequence AAtttgagctaaagtctcctgaaggcctggaatcacaataggcacagctggtgcctaagctggtgctgctggagtgtCCACAACTGGGACATGATCCTAAactagggcggctggtggatctgtaggtgttgTCCTTGCTACTATGCGGGCtatacccctgcccctaccacgacctcaaccgcgtccttggcctctagtggccccaattggtggtactggtggtcgtctatcctggcggtagcacgtgtcctcaccatctgcgagagaatataataatagaagtttagtaccagGATCAACATATTCGCATGATAGGAATCCAAGAATGataagttttcctaaaggttctgcaacctcccgaggataaatacagacgtttccgtaccaatccgcgagactctactaaaccggctcatgactcgcgagacctatatAACTCAGgttctgatactaacttgtcacgaccccaaataccccggtcatgatggtgcctattaCATTACTAGGAAAGCCAACCCAATAAGTAACCACattcaatttcttttaataaaaacattttctaacatttaattaagtctcaatttcataagaaatacATAAATCACTGAAATGTGCAGAAAATATTACAGAAAATAGATCAACACAACCCAAATATCTGGTGTcgcaagtctagagcctctaaatacaactagtCCGACTGACTAATACAAAATAAGCCCTAAAATGTAGAAAACAAGGATAGGAAAAaggaaagcagggctgcggacgccgtgcaactaccttgcagtctccgatAAGCTCTAGAAAATGCTGGGgctcactctgccgctcgggcacctggatctgtactcaaggtgcaggaagtaacgTGAGCATGCCAAtttagtaagtaactaaagtaaataaggtctgacagcagtgacgagcagttaaaaattatataaaagagtaaacaacagaatatcaagtcaAACTCAATAGTTTAAAAGCCAGTTTCTTCATAAACCTACGTTTtaattgaaatactttgaaatcatttacttaactgttttcaatagaggctcattataaaagaagagtgaattcaggaaaaatatcataaatgggccccttgggcaaggtatcactcataaatatagcctatcgggcaagcctctcggtcactcgtgactcagatctcgtcacacagtactcacactcaacatTCAAGGTCAATAACATCTCATAATAGTAAAAATCATAATAATCGATGCaacgtgcagtccgatccatagtttatagtcgactacgctcactgggggtgtacaaactccggaggggctcctacagcctaagcgtcatatcgctgcggcgcgcagccgatccaatatatatatcgttgcgacatgcaacccgatccatttaagTATCATTAcggtgtgtagcccgatccataatatatatatacatatagtattgctgcagcgtgtagcccgatccataatatttataatcctcaccattaggtcttCAACCTCTCTCAggcattaacctcacagccactcgggcataacagtggaaatcaaggaaactcagcccaaacatgTTCACATTTTAAGAAATAGAGTGATAGAAACCAGGTTTAAAcagtaaacaggtaaaacatgactaatgatatgctttcaaacaaatagagtaagGAAAACGGTAAagatgcccctaagggtctcaacaggtcggcacaaggccccaaacatggcatacaacccataatatagtatcaacctctaaaataagggaatatcataaggttccaaatcaaatacgcggcttaatagtcgctacgggatagatcaagtcacaatccctatcggtgcacgcccatacgctcgtcacctagcatgtgcgtcaccttatttgtcaaaacaatatgaaataccggggttttataccgtcagttccagatttacaatggttacttacctcaaaccggatggaTTATTACtatgcgatgcctttgcctctcgcctcgCCCTCAACTGgcgccgaatctacccaaaatcagaatcataacaatAGAATTttctaagggaacgaagcccatgcgacaataatcaaattataccaaaaatcctgaaattggtcaaacccaacccccgggcccacgtctcgaatttcgataaaaattacatcaacgaaatccttatcctctcacgagttcatacataccaagaataccaaaatccgaccacaaacggCCCCTCAAATCCCGAGATTAAGGTCTCAAATTATCCGGTTGATTCATATAGTGGGATAGTAGCTGCAGCTCAGATGGGAGAATACCAAATagttccaagccctaactccccaatttaggcttcaaatcccccaaatttcatgtttaattaggtgaAAATTACAATAGAATCGAGTACTAAGTCCAATATTCTTACCTCCAAgaagttctctttgattccctcttcaacctctctcaaaaagctccaaaatcgagcCAAAAATTGTGAACTTAggccaaaaatcgcgaaaatggccttttaaacattctgcccagcgatttgaaatccttcttcgcgaacgcggtcaaagccttgcgttcgcgaagcacaaaaataccaTGGACCAAAATTtttcttacgcgaacgcgacccaacGCACGTGAACCTTTATCTTCACAAGtgttcgcgaacgcggccacccacacgcgaatgcgaaggctaattTGACCTGGACCCAGCTGCTAgcttttcctctacgcgaatgcgactaaacacatgcgaacgcgatgaccatttAGCTCAACCCTTCACGACCACGGgactttcttcgcgaacgcaaacgCTAACTTCATAACCTCCCAtcttaacccttcgcgaatgcgagggtctaCTCGCGGACGCGAAGCATAGCTGTCTGCAACATCAACAACAGATTTTCTGTACTTTTTCTCAACTTGAAATGATTcgtttaaccacctgaaactcacccgaggcccttgggatctcaaccaaacatgccaacctatcccaaaatatcattcaaacttgttccaaccttcagaacgttcaacatcaaaataccaaatttgcatcggattcaagcctatgaatttcaaaatcttccaaattccgctttcgataaaaaattctatcaaaccgcgtccgaatgacctaaaattttgcacacacatcccaaatgacacagtgGACCTagtgcaactctcggaattccattccgccctctatatcaaaatctcacctaccaatcggaaaacgccaaaattccaatttcgccaattcaagactaaatctactctgtacctccaaaacacattccgatcacgctcttaagaCCCAAATCAAGtctcgaagctatccgaaccatcagaactcacatccgagctcttTAACACATAATTctacatctggttgacttttccaacttaaacttactcaaaagagactaagtctctcaaaccttaccaaaacatCTCCGAACCAGGGCCAATCAACCCAATAAcatataatacagctgaacaaaataataagaagaagaaatgggaaaaaatgagcgataactcatgaaacgaccgatcgggtcgttacacaatcaTAAAGTTAAAAAAAAGAGGTACCAACAAAACCAATGTAGAATATAGCAgatctaaaataaaagaaaaataaccaACCTGGATGTGAATCAAAAACTTGTATGATGTGATAATAGATCTAAGACGAGGATGATAAGAAGTCATAAGTTTATTATTGATCTTGGTTTGAAGAGAAGAATTCCATTGGATTGGAGAGAAAATATGTGTTTGTGTTGTGTTAGATTTTAGTTCAGACTAATTGGACAAGGGGGAACTGATAGGGTTGGGgttggttggggggggggggggttcagcCTGGAGTTCTTGCAAATTCTTGACCTAAACCTTtcgatattttattttctaaaaaaaattgaaacgtTTATTGGAAATAGagatttcaaaattaattcaATTCTTTAAAATCTATCCAGAAAATTAGGACCTCAATAACTTAACTCCTCCTATAATCAACCCCCTCACACTTCCTCAAAATCATCTTTTAATTACATTCATTCCTTAAATCATGTTTAATTTGCCCCACATAATAAATTTTACCTCATGTATTAAGTGTGTGTctatgtataatatatattatgTATTTTGAAGACAAAGTATATAATATTATTATACCTAAAAATATATGAAATATTTCATTTATTTAGTCATATTAACTAGGTACAAAAATCTTCAAAACGCATGGTATATTCTATTTATCTACTTGGGTTttagttataaaaataatatttacttTATTTAGATATCATCCAACATTTTTAGGATTCGATTTTATGGTATAATTGAGGAACTAGATGAAAATTTCTTTATATACATATTACTCCTATTTGTttaaagaagagagagaaaagtgaATAAGCAAAGCCCTTTTTCTTTAACGCTTAAGAGCCTGTTTGGAAAACCATCTTGAAAATGGATTTGAGCGTAATTACATAGTTTGACATATTTGTTTGGTCAAGTAATTATTTGGTGAGCATGAAATTGAGTGTAATTAGAGGggtgtaattacactctccaattctcaaggggAGGTGAGAATTGGTAGTAATTACATTGTGTAATTACAAGgttgctttttagtttttttactatttgtttttattttaaattattttctttataattttttatttctgttattttaattttataattttatttttactttttaatttcttttgaaattttaaaatatattttttaatcttttatttctttatctttacttcttgtgattccatgtaattgcttataatttatttttttaatttttttttattattctattttttgaaacTATACCTCCTAATAGTAGAAATAACGAGTCACTAACAAAATTGACATATAATGAAAGTGGAATctcgttattttttttttttttgagaaataaagaaattttatTACCAATGACAATAAGTACAGATCgctagaagaaagaaaaagacaactCATTTACTCCTAGTAACTAGGCTATTGGACAGAAGGCCCCAATGCCTAGCGTACTTCTCAACCCCTATCTCTTCTGCTCACTATGGATAGAAATTTAAGTCTGAGTCTACTGGCTAGCTTGTATTTCTTGCCTCCTCTCACAAACAGATCCTGCACCACCTCCTTGAGGATAGATATCACATTCCGCTGCTTGTTTTGGAATAGCCTTAGGTTCCTCTCTTGCCAAATGTAATACACCGCACCAGCTATTGTCATTCTAAAGATTTCATCAATTGAGTTCTTACCCTTCATTTCTGTAGTTTCCCAGTGAATCTCATCTTCCCATATCTTCACATGTTTATTAATACCTTGCCAGTTCAGCAGCCTTTGCCGGATTTCTTTTGAAAAAATGCGTTCAAAAAACAGGTGACTAGTCGTCTCATCTGCCCAACCACATAATACACATTCCTTCTTAACTTGCATTCCCCATCGTAATAATCTCTCCTTAGTAGTTAATCTGCCTTGAATTGCTAGATTTAATATGAAAACCCATCTAGGAGTGGCATAATTGTTACATACCAATTTCTTCCATGGAACTTTAGGTTGCACACCTCTCAGCTTCTGATACATCAATTTGATAGGGAAGTAATTCATTTCTTGTATGTCGTTCAGCTCCAATCCAGCCTCAATAATGTACTTCTTTGCCTTAGGATCGACAGGATCCAAGATGCCTGTTTTGCCTCAATCTCCCAAATATTCCTTCCTTTCCCATAGTAAATATGGATCCACTTTACCCATAATTTGTcctttttgtgcacagattcCACAGCAATTTACTCACTGCAGCTTTGTTCCATGTTTCTATATGAATGACATTGAATCCTCCTGCAGTTTTTGAGCAACATACTTTCTCCCAGGCTAAAGGTGCTTTCTTTGTGACCTCTGCTTGCCCTGCCCATAAGAAACTTCTACATGCTGTCTCTATCATGTGTACTATCTTCTTAGGGAGTATAAAAACATGAGACCAGAAGGCTTGAATACAGAATAACACATTCTTAATTAATTGTAGCTTGCCTGCATAAGAAAGGTATTTTGCGGTCCATGAAGTTATTCTTCCAATCATCTTGTCCACCAGAGGGTAACATTGAGTAACTGACAGTCTCTTTGAACTCAGTGGTACCTCAAGGTACTTGATGGGCAACTCCCCTTTAGAGTATCCCAAAATATTCATGATTTCATTCTGCTCCTCCCTTCCAATGCCACCAAAAAATATAGAGCTCTTTTCAATATTTGCAATCAACCCAGAACACATAGAGAATTCAGAGAAACACCCGAATAATAGTTGTACAGAAATCACATCCCCTCTACAAAATAACAGTAGGTCATCTGCAAAACCTAGCTGAAttatttgaagttttgaacatttaGGGTGATAGTTGAAATCAGGATTATGCCTCAGAGTCCTCAAATGTCTATTAAGGTACTCCATCGTCAAAACAAAGAGGAAAGGGGATAATGGATCACCCTGTCTCGGGCCTTTCTTTGCAGGAAAAGGGGGACTTGGAATCCTGTTGATCAGAATGGAATAAGAGACATTGGTCATACAAATCATAATCCAGTCGACATATTTGGCAAGGAAGTTTAGTACTTGTTCTAAGAAAGTCCACTCCACCGAGTCATATGCTTTTTGCATATCTATATTCAACATGCATCTAGGTGAGACACTCTTTCTATCATATCCCTTAATTAGCTCATGGCTAAGAATGATATTGTCATAGATAACCCTCCCAGGGACGAAAGCAGATTGACTTTTGTCAATGAGATGATCTATGACACTTTGAAGTCTTTTTGTGAGCACTTTGGATATGATTTTGTACAAAACTGTACAATAGGAGATGGGTCTAAATTGTTTGATGGTAGATGGGCTCTTGACTTTTGGAATCAAGGTGACTGAGGTGCAGTTTGATGGTAGGTGCAGTTTATAGGCTTGTGCATGTCATTTGTTGAGAAAAAGTGTAATATTGCTTCAGTTATCTCCTCTCCTATTGTATTCCAAGCCTTCTTgcaaaataggcagttaaaaccaTCGCACCCCGGTGCTTTCTGGTCATCAATGTCCCTCAATGCTTCCATTATCTCTTGCCTGGTCACGGGTTCTATCAATATCAGCTGCATGTCTCTATTCAAGATCTGACCTTCCTTCATTATCTCAGGATTTATGGCATGCAAATGATTTGCTGCTGATCCTAGCAATTGCTTATAGAAGCCTATTATTTCTTTCCTGATATCATCCTTTGTCTGCAGCATATCTCCATTGCTAGATACAagatttctaattttattttgtgCCATTCTACTTTTTGCTGAGGCAAAGAAATAAGCTGAGTTCGTGTCTCCTAATTGTAACCATTGGTTTCTTGATTTTTGCTTAGCTGCACTTTCCTCTGTATTCACTCATTTCTCCAGCTGCTCTCTTAATTTCTTTTCCTGATTTACCAAAATACTATGCTGATTGATGTCTTTCATTTGCTCTTGAACCTCTACTAGCTGTTTCCTAATGTTACATACTTTTTCTGAATTTCAATAATTTATGTATTAGGCAACTTCTTAAGTTCCTGCTTGACATTCTTCAATTTTTCCCAAACACTCTTCATGTAGTTCCCCTGTACAGGTTCCTGCCATCCTGCCTCTACCAAAGCAGTAAAGTCTTCATGTTCTGCAAGGTAATTGAAGAATCTGAAAGGTTTTGCCCCTCTTTTTGATTTATCCACCATTTTCGACACTCAAAGGGCTATGGTCAGAGAAAAGGGGCTCCAAACTACAACGTCCACTTGTGGAAAATTATTCATCCATTCTACATTTACCACACCCTATCTATCTTGTTGTAGATGTTGTTATTTGTCTATGTAAACTCCCTTCCCACACTTCTCAATTTAGTCATATTGCAATTTCTCATAAATTCTCTAAAGTCTACCACTTCTGATTCATGTATTGGGTTGCCATTTATTCTATCATCTACTGATAATACTGCATTGAAGTCACCTATTACTAGCCAAGGCTCCTGCTGCAATCCACTGATTTTGTTAAGCCTATTCCATAAAGTCCTTCTATCACCAACATTATGAAGTCCATATGTTGTAGTGAAGCTGAAGTATATTCATTTATCTAGCCAGCAGACccttccatatatatatattgagtatGTACTGTTTCTAACTGGAAGCTAACTATGTTAGGGTTCCATAAGATCCATATCCTGCCTCGTTTCCCGGTGTTGTAGTTGTTGCTCCATTTCCATAAAGGTGCTATTCTATCaacaatcttctttgatgcttgTTCTGTAACTCTATGTTCAATTATAGCTATTATACTGACTTTATTCACCGTCAAAAACTCATTCATCTCCTTCTGCTTATACAGCTTATTCAAACCCCTAACATTCCAAGTGATTAGTTTCATGTAGGGATATGCAGGGATTGTGGATCGCCAGCCTTTCTACCCAAACTACTCTGTCTCGCTTCTATTACACTTTGAGGTCTACTACTTCGCTGAGTTGCTTTTTCTCCACCTAGTGGATCAAATCCATGTGCAGTATTTAAATTACTACAAGAAGCATCATGTGTTATGTTCTTTGTAGCAGATTTACTTTTAACTATTGTCCATCCTTTTTCATTTGCCTGTTCACAACTTGTTGCATTCTCATTCATCTTTCCAAGTGTAATCATTTGTTCTGTATTTGGAAGTTGATCTTGCTTCTCCTCAGGTTGTATCATGCCTCTTGGCTTCCACTATTGTTTAGGCCTTGGTAGTATCTGTTTTGTTTGCTTTGGTAGTAGTTTAAGTGGATTCTTATTTGCAATCTCCTTACATGAATGTCCAAGTCGCAGACAAGCACTGTAATACTCTGGTTTCCAGTCATAACACACCTCCTACCCAAAGCATTTTCCATTTGGGTCATGAACATTCACAGACACTGGAAGTTCCCTGGTTACATCCATCTCGCTCAACACCCTAGCATAGGATATACGATCTACTTTCGATGTGCATTCATCAGCATATAGTGGAATACCCAACCCACTCGCAATTCTGCTTAGTGATTTCATCCCCCAGCAATTTAGAGGTAGATTCGGAAATTTGACCCAAAGTGGTAGAGTTTTAAGCATTTCATCCTTAAAATTGAATTCAACTGACCAAGCTCTGATTATAATAGGTTTGTTATTTATGGTGTGAGGCCCAGAGTATAATACAGAGTTCCTCTCCTCAATACTATtaaatcaaataagaaaatatcCAGCATTATGAAAGTAAACCTTTGGTTTGGCAACAAAATTCCACTGAGCAGCAACAAAACGTTCAACAACCCCAATTTGTTGGGGAATCACCTACCACATAGAAGATAATTGCCTTGTTCCATTTCTCTGATTCTGCTTCCACTTCATCCCTATCCAGCTCAACTATTTTAACCCCGTCCTGAATTTTCTGTGCTATGAAATTTAAGGTCATCCCTTTTGCGGCGTATGTGTTAGCTCCAAGAGGTCCCGCCCACAATTTTGTGTCCGCCACAGGTTTTTCCAAATCCAATCGCCTTTGGGCGTGGGGTTGACCTTCAAATTTTTGGGTATTCGCCTTATCGTCATTTACTTGCGAACTTGAGCTAGGCTTAGCTGCGTTCACTTGCGCTTCTTTCCCTTCTGCTGTTGCATGCTCACTTGCTGCCGGTGTAGCAATCCCAACTGCTGGAGTTGGTAGTGATGGCCACTCCTCGGTTTGCTTTGGGGTTTTTCCCTCTGGGAGGGTAATACCTGGCTGATTTTTGTTAGTTGCTTCCGGAAACTTCGTGGCTAGTGTTATCCCCATGTTAATTGCCTTTTTCGGCCGTCCTCTGGCCATGATCGGCAAAAGCGCACGTTAGAAAACACCCCTAAAGTGCGCTGTTGGAGGAGGCAGAGCTTTTTATCCTAATATATTTTGTTATTGAATGTGGTTGTAAACTTATCGTGTTTCCTAATTTTAAGTTGTAGTGGAAGTTACTATTATTATGTTAGAATTTGATATatgttaaattattatttatttattttgaattttgaattgtGTTATATTCATGGTTCCAATTTACTTGTTTAGTAGCATTGGTTGATATTGCATGTTGTTCATTTTTGAGGtagaattgatagattagttttgtcaaatatttaaatgttatgacattatatttataaatattaatttaattcaTCAAACATGAATTTCACGATGTTCttataaagtatatataaattatttttacaatattagttataaatatatgattactaattaatgtGTATGCACGAAAAAATATACATCTTAAATACCAAACATgatatcatttatacttataaaaatttataggcatatgttataattacttaatttaaaatttaatctaactgtgtaattacacttgtgAAATCAAAATTATACTATGACAAACAAACAAATCATCGTAATTACACAACTGTGTAATTACTAGGTTGTATAATTACTACCCTAATAATTACACCAATTCCAATAAGGATAAAAAACAAATACCTTGATTTGTGGAATCAATTGtgtgtataatttttataatattttagaatttattttctttttagtctgtgccaaaaagattgaccatttttcatatttggaagtaatttatagtcacacaaaatatatgtatctCATGACACCGCTTGAGATAAGGTGCCTACGCCCCAAACTAGCGATACTTTTTTATTGATGGTGATATCAAGGACCTTATCTTGGATTTTACATTTATCGAAGAATCCTTAGGTAAACACCTTATTATTGAGCTTAAACATGGTGGTCAAGATATTTCTGTAACAAAATAGAACTGTTGAAATTAGAAGTTGTAGATAGTTGTACATTTTTGTATTTATGTAGTACCATTATAGAAGGTGATTAGTTAAGGAATTTAGCAAGTGATTAGTTATGTAAGTTAGTATAATAAGGGGTGTACAGTTCATTTACAGCTAAACAATTAACAGAAGAAATGGTTTTCTCATTTTCCAGTTTCTTTCCTTCTCTCTGTTCCTTCTCTTGCTCGAGCTCATCAATGGTGGAGCCTAGGGCTAGATTTCAATATGGTATAAGAGCCATGGTTCTTCGCGACTGAGCAACGAGCATTTCACCAGATCAACTTCATATGATTCTCTTCTACTCCACCTGCTCGTTGATCTCTTCTTCGCTTagtgtcacaacccggatttttcgccatcgggagtcgtgatggcacatactaatgagagctaggaaAGCCAACCGTTTGGACAAATTAccttttttccattttaattCTTTAAAAAATGTGAATCAACAGTTTATAAACAGTGGAAATTAAACAagtggaagaaataattaaaccatTTAAATAATTCCAATACGATTTCTTAAACAAGAACTACCCAGAATTGGTcaacttcacagacggtctatgaatactacaaacaaagtctgaaaaataaataatacaatatttCTGAAATACGTAAATGAAATAGGATGGAAGGAGACGTCAAGGCCTACagacgcctacaggactacctcgagtcgcctgttggactgaaggcaacaatcTTACTGCGGTCCAAAAGCTACAACActaggatctgcacacagtgcagagtgtagtatcagcacaaccgaccccatgtgctggtaagtttaCCATCGTCTTTTCGGATGTTGTATTGAGGGGTTTTTTCTGGATTTTTCTTAGAGCTGGGGTAATATAATAATTTGGTCCCAATATTCCTCTTGCATAATCTAATGCTTCGGTAAAATCATTAAATCCCTTAAAAAGAGGTTTTTCTATGTCTTTAATGGAATCTAATACTTCTAACCATGTCTGAAAAATACCTTTTGTTTTTCCATGTATAACTACATAATACTTAAACCTTTTGTCTTGATTTTTGTCTGTAAAATATTGACCCAAAGCGTTAAGTGCTGCTATAAAATATTTAGTGTCTTTCTTATTATATGATATCCATAAGTTATCAATTAAGCACCTTTGGGGTCTGTCTATGACACATTCTGGTAAAATTCTAAAAGACATATTAGATGGTGGAAAAAATATAAGactatatttcacaaaatttattCTTTCTAAATTAGTCTGTTCTAAGAAAGGTTGTGGCTTAAAATGGAGATTACCTAAAACTGTCTGTAAATATTTGTCTGAGAGTGAGGCTTGGATGCCCTTCCCTTTGAATAAGGAAACAGTAACAAATCAATATCCACTTTATcctttattgttgcggcgcgcaacccgatctaaaTCATAAaacactgttgcggtgtgcaaccttaTCCATATCATGTATCactattgcgacgtgcaacccgatccaactataatattgttgcagcgtgcaacccgatccaaatataatattattgcggcgtgcaacccgatcccaatatacaattcaacaccaatcacaaagagccccgacaagggaacaataagggaacaacaatatcccggcatgAGAATtaaaatatcataataaaatcaGGTAATAACAGAAAATctgtaaataaacgtaaaggacaacataactcaattatcagcaagattCAGGAAAATCAAGggcaagtgcacggcatcacccttcgtgcttttacactcttcctcacccaaacaataatcacaagaaataagggcaaggaaataaatgaaatcactataaaatcccggcaagggaacaatatcaaaaacatcaacatcccggcaagggagatagcatttaaaagcaataacatcctggcaaggaaGACAATATAATAATCCTCTTCTCTA is from Nicotiana tabacum cultivar K326 chromosome 18, ASM71507v2, whole genome shotgun sequence and encodes:
- the LOC142172796 gene encoding uncharacterized protein LOC142172796; this translates as MNYFPIKLMYQKLRGVQPKVPWKKLVCNNYATPRWVFILNLAIQGRLTTKERLLRWGMQVKKECVLCGWADETTSHLFFERIFSKEIRQRLLNWQGINKHVKIWEDEIHWETTEMKGKNSIDEIFRMTIAGAVYYIWQERNLRLFQNKQRNVISILKEVVQDLFVRGGKKYKLASRLRLKFLSIVSRRDRG